One segment of Shewanella piezotolerans WP3 DNA contains the following:
- a CDS encoding M23 family metallopeptidase codes for MELTWSVLLITGLFCFLYINQPKEVDWSKAPVKTAQLNIYIGSESHTGIQYLEVSHSRHYPITVTYKVLDEYLLQFTEQVLLTSPASIAPNTKTRVANYLPIDGMNQSGLGFSNFHTSYANNQNNITSKPYIPPIKAEALVKQAPNKDHFKPWMLKLNSHQGVNVNAIDFDVPIGTPIYAMAAGEVVSTYEDSDFGCLSKKCRPYGNELDILHEDGSVAAYAHLKQNGISVNLGDKVTAGQLVAYSGDTGSGGAHLHVQIEALQYSDDGETKITTLPLTFIDENETAIELSEGDYINATSMTATMMNRFNRAYYH; via the coding sequence ATGGAATTAACCTGGAGCGTGCTTCTGATAACAGGCCTATTTTGTTTTTTATATATAAATCAACCTAAAGAGGTTGACTGGTCTAAAGCCCCTGTAAAAACAGCTCAACTAAACATATACATAGGGTCTGAATCGCATACAGGCATACAGTACCTTGAGGTTAGCCATTCTAGACATTATCCAATAACGGTAACCTACAAAGTACTTGATGAATATTTATTACAGTTCACCGAACAGGTGCTGCTCACAAGCCCTGCGAGCATAGCCCCTAATACAAAGACTCGGGTAGCAAATTACCTTCCCATCGATGGAATGAATCAAAGTGGTTTAGGTTTCAGTAACTTTCATACTTCCTATGCCAATAATCAAAATAATATTACGTCAAAACCTTATATTCCCCCAATAAAAGCCGAAGCACTGGTAAAGCAAGCGCCAAATAAGGATCACTTTAAACCTTGGATGCTAAAACTAAATAGCCACCAAGGGGTTAACGTTAACGCCATTGATTTTGACGTACCTATTGGCACCCCCATTTATGCCATGGCAGCGGGGGAAGTTGTAAGCACCTATGAAGACTCCGATTTTGGTTGTCTCTCCAAAAAATGTCGCCCATATGGTAATGAACTAGATATCCTGCACGAGGATGGCAGTGTCGCAGCTTACGCGCACCTTAAGCAAAATGGTATTAGCGTTAATTTAGGCGACAAGGTCACTGCTGGTCAACTGGTCGCTTACAGTGGCGACACTGGTTCTGGAGGAGCCCATTTACACGTACAAATAGAAGCATTGCAGTATAGTGACGACGGAGAGACTAAGATAACGACTTTACCGTTAACTTTTATTGATGAAAATGAAACTGCCATTGAGCTTTC